The following coding sequences are from one Prochlorococcus sp. MIT 1314 window:
- a CDS encoding valine--tRNA ligase has protein sequence MTEMNDQLSLENYSPFEVEKKWQEKWESLKAFSPNPEDDGEPFCVVIPPPNVTGSLHMGHAFNTALIDVVVRFQRLLGKNVLCLPGTDHASIAVQTILEKQLKSEGKTSEDIGRDEFLKRAWNWKEQSGGRIVSQLKRIGYSVDWTRERFTLDQKLNEAVIEAFNILYKKNLIYRGEYLVNWCPESQSAVSDLEVEMQEVNGHLWHFKYPLISESGEQLDKYLEVATTRPETLLGDTAVAVNPDDDRYKEFIGVKVKVPFVDREIPIIADSHVDKDFGTGCVKVTPAHDPNDFAIGKRHNLKQINVMNKDGTLNINAGIFQNLDRYEARKRIIKELDNLGLLTKIEDYKHTVPFSDRGKVPIEPLLSTQWFLKMDDISQGCLNKIDSKKPSFIPPRWEKVYKDWLENINDWCISRQLWWGHQIPAWYVLDDSQDSIEQNTPYIVARNEEDALIEANKKFGSNIKLVRDKDVLDTWFSSGLWPFSTLGWPNTNDSDFKKWYPNNVLVTGFDIIFFWVARMTMMGNTFTNNIPFKDVYIHGLVRDENNKKMSKSSGNGIDPILLIDKYGSDALRFALIREVAGAGQDIRLDFDRKKYTSSTVEASRNFANKLWNATKFVLINKTSNHNYSLNESDENSLELCDKWILSKLNQVNITVAALLKEYKLGESAKLLYEFAWNDFCDWYVEFAKQRFNNKETKNRQISEKVLIKVLNDILVMIHPFMPHITEELWHVLQLKPDNALLSLQKWPIHENKFVDNKLDNSFQQLFEIIRLIRNLRAELGLKPSEKGPVYLISDNDELIDFLETLVDDIQTLTKSSEVFIFKTNAVDKNEFAKSFSGIISDLEVYLPFQDFVNIDALKERLSKDLKKVTIELENLNKRLSNKNFVDKAPKDIVEECRFKLNEGSVQKERITKKLELLN, from the coding sequence ATGACAGAGATGAATGATCAATTATCTTTAGAGAATTATTCACCTTTTGAAGTAGAGAAAAAGTGGCAAGAAAAATGGGAAAGTCTAAAGGCGTTTAGTCCTAACCCTGAGGATGATGGGGAGCCTTTTTGTGTTGTTATTCCGCCACCAAATGTAACTGGATCTTTGCATATGGGGCATGCATTTAATACGGCTTTGATAGATGTTGTAGTACGTTTTCAAAGACTTTTAGGTAAGAATGTTTTGTGTTTACCAGGAACTGATCATGCTTCAATAGCTGTTCAAACTATTCTCGAAAAACAATTAAAAAGTGAAGGCAAAACAAGTGAGGATATTGGAAGAGATGAATTTCTTAAAAGAGCATGGAACTGGAAAGAACAAAGTGGTGGAAGAATAGTTTCTCAATTAAAAAGGATAGGATATTCAGTTGACTGGACTAGAGAAAGATTTACTCTTGATCAAAAATTAAATGAAGCAGTTATTGAGGCTTTTAATATTCTCTATAAAAAGAATTTAATTTATAGAGGCGAATATTTGGTTAATTGGTGCCCTGAATCTCAATCTGCCGTAAGTGATCTTGAAGTTGAAATGCAAGAAGTAAATGGTCATTTATGGCATTTTAAATACCCTTTAATTTCTGAAAGTGGTGAACAGTTAGATAAGTACTTAGAAGTTGCAACAACAAGACCAGAAACTCTTTTGGGTGATACCGCTGTGGCAGTTAATCCTGATGATGATAGATATAAAGAATTTATTGGTGTCAAAGTAAAAGTCCCTTTCGTTGATAGAGAAATACCTATTATCGCTGATTCACATGTTGATAAAGATTTTGGTACGGGTTGTGTGAAGGTTACTCCAGCCCATGATCCAAATGATTTTGCAATAGGAAAAAGGCATAATTTAAAACAGATTAATGTAATGAACAAAGATGGAACTTTAAATATTAATGCAGGTATTTTTCAAAATTTAGATAGATATGAGGCTAGAAAGAGAATTATCAAGGAATTGGATAACTTAGGCCTTTTGACAAAGATAGAGGATTATAAACATACTGTTCCTTTTTCTGATAGAGGTAAGGTTCCAATTGAACCTTTATTGTCAACACAATGGTTTTTGAAAATGGATGATATATCACAAGGATGTCTTAATAAAATTGATTCAAAAAAACCATCGTTTATTCCACCACGCTGGGAGAAAGTTTATAAGGATTGGTTAGAGAATATTAATGATTGGTGTATCAGTAGGCAATTGTGGTGGGGGCACCAAATACCAGCATGGTATGTTTTAGATGACTCTCAAGACTCAATAGAACAAAATACTCCATATATCGTTGCAAGAAATGAAGAAGATGCCTTAATCGAAGCTAATAAAAAATTTGGATCAAATATTAAATTGGTTCGTGATAAAGATGTTTTGGATACATGGTTTTCAAGTGGTTTATGGCCTTTCTCAACTCTTGGTTGGCCAAATACAAATGATTCTGATTTTAAAAAATGGTATCCAAATAATGTTCTTGTTACTGGTTTCGATATTATTTTCTTCTGGGTGGCCAGAATGACAATGATGGGTAATACTTTTACGAATAATATTCCTTTTAAGGATGTTTATATTCATGGTCTCGTTCGAGATGAAAACAATAAAAAAATGAGTAAAAGTTCAGGTAATGGTATTGATCCAATACTATTAATTGATAAATATGGTTCTGATGCTCTACGATTTGCTTTAATTCGAGAAGTTGCAGGCGCTGGTCAAGATATCCGGCTTGATTTTGATAGGAAAAAATATACATCTTCAACTGTTGAAGCTTCAAGAAATTTTGCGAATAAATTATGGAATGCAACTAAATTTGTGTTAATTAATAAAACTTCTAACCATAATTATTCGCTTAATGAGAGTGATGAAAATTCTTTAGAGTTATGTGATAAGTGGATTTTATCGAAATTGAATCAGGTAAATATAACAGTCGCTGCTTTGTTGAAAGAATATAAATTGGGAGAATCTGCGAAACTTCTATATGAATTTGCATGGAATGATTTTTGTGACTGGTATGTAGAATTTGCTAAACAAAGGTTTAATAATAAAGAGACTAAAAATAGACAAATATCAGAAAAAGTTTTAATAAAAGTGCTCAATGATATTTTGGTAATGATTCATCCTTTTATGCCGCACATTACTGAGGAACTTTGGCATGTACTGCAACTAAAACCAGATAATGCATTATTATCTCTTCAAAAATGGCCAATTCACGAAAATAAATTTGTTGATAATAAGCTTGATAATTCCTTTCAGCAACTCTTTGAAATTATTAGGCTGATTAGAAATTTGAGAGCTGAATTAGGTCTTAAGCCATCAGAAAAGGGGCCTGTATATTTAATTTCAGACAATGATGAATTGATTGATTTTTTAGAAACTTTAGTTGACGATATTCAAACCTTAACTAAATCTTCTGAAGTATTTATTTTTAAAACTAATGCTGTTGATAAAAATGAGTTTGCTAAATCTTTTTCTGGGATAATTAGTGATTTAGAGGTTTACTTACCTTTTCAAGATTTTGTAAATATAGATGCATTAAAGGAAAGGTTAAGCAAGGATTTAAAAAAGGTTACTATTGAATTAGAAAATTTAAATAAGAGATTATCTAATAAAAATTTCGTTGATAAGGCTCCAAAAGATATTGTTGAAGAATGCAGATTTAAATTAAATGAGGGTTCGGTGCAAAAGGAGAGAATTACTAAGAAACTCGAACTATTGAATTGA
- the mazG gene encoding nucleoside triphosphate pyrophosphohydrolase encodes MSSNNRYKLENNSDLETINSFRILISNIKALKDKTWGCPWQKIQSHISLIPFLYEESNEFIDAIYEKNADKICEELGDLLLQVMLHAEIGYEEKAFALNDVVKNLNKKIINRHPYIFNKKEKVSLKKSQQIWGNIKNLEKEAPHMKSSISRNLNLKIKNLPPTLGTDKITNVVKDHGFKWESTDEIFKKLEEEINELKEAIKCKNDSDIKNEFGDIYFTLLNLANFLKINPESALQKTNIKFLDRFSIVEEHAGDNIKKQTPKDFQRLWQIAKEKLAGKITKSK; translated from the coding sequence ATGTCCTCAAACAATAGATATAAATTGGAAAACAATTCCGATTTAGAGACTATAAATAGTTTTAGAATCTTAATATCTAATATCAAAGCATTAAAAGATAAAACTTGGGGCTGCCCATGGCAGAAAATACAATCTCATATATCGTTGATCCCATTTTTGTATGAAGAAAGTAATGAATTTATAGATGCGATATATGAAAAAAATGCAGATAAAATATGTGAAGAGTTAGGAGATCTTTTATTACAAGTGATGCTTCATGCTGAAATCGGTTACGAAGAAAAAGCATTTGCACTAAATGATGTTGTAAAAAATCTAAATAAAAAAATTATTAATAGACATCCATATATTTTTAACAAAAAAGAAAAAGTATCATTAAAAAAATCACAACAGATTTGGGGAAATATAAAAAATTTAGAAAAAGAAGCACCTCATATGAAATCTTCAATTAGTAGAAATTTAAATTTGAAAATTAAAAATTTACCTCCAACGCTTGGTACAGATAAAATAACAAATGTTGTTAAAGATCATGGTTTCAAGTGGGAAAGTACTGATGAGATTTTTAAAAAGTTAGAAGAAGAGATAAATGAATTAAAAGAGGCAATTAAATGCAAAAATGATTCAGATATAAAAAATGAATTTGGGGATATTTACTTTACCCTTCTTAATCTCGCAAACTTTTTAAAAATAAATCCTGAGTCAGCTCTTCAAAAAACTAATATAAAATTTTTAGACAGATTTTCAATCGTCGAAGAGCATGCAGGAGATAATATTAAAAAACAAACTCCCAAAGACTTTCAACGGCTTTGGCAAATAGCCAAGGAAAAACTGGCGGGAAAGATTACTAAAAGCAAATGA
- the speE gene encoding polyamine aminopropyltransferase translates to MTNITTWIDEYHQGSRFGLNGKILIKKKSKYQEIIVIENKYYGKALMLDGCWMTSLKDEKYYHECLVHPALSSIDEKSNVLIIGGGDGGTLKECVKYTQISKIDLVEIDEEVIKISKKFLKEIGGEAWNDKRLEIHVDDGVKWVKKTRDDFYDVIFIDCSDPSEFSNLLFSDSFYEECKRILTPKGILATQSESPESFKNIHINILKNLKNIFKVSETMYSFVPIYPSGIWSWTFASSEDLNLSKQNYQQALIIEKGCEIWNLNFQNAAFKMMPNKIVKELDS, encoded by the coding sequence ATGACAAATATTACAACATGGATAGATGAATATCATCAAGGCTCAAGATTCGGCCTAAATGGGAAAATTCTAATTAAAAAAAAATCAAAATATCAAGAAATTATTGTTATTGAAAATAAATATTATGGTAAAGCTTTAATGTTAGATGGTTGCTGGATGACATCATTAAAAGACGAGAAATATTATCATGAGTGTCTTGTGCATCCTGCATTAAGTAGCATTGACGAAAAATCTAATGTACTAATTATTGGCGGTGGTGACGGTGGTACTTTAAAAGAATGTGTTAAATATACTCAAATATCAAAAATTGATCTAGTAGAAATTGATGAGGAGGTAATCAAAATATCTAAAAAATTTCTAAAAGAAATTGGAGGCGAAGCATGGAATGACAAAAGATTAGAAATACACGTAGATGATGGTGTTAAATGGGTAAAAAAAACAAGAGATGATTTTTATGACGTTATATTTATAGATTGTTCAGATCCCTCAGAATTTTCAAATTTATTATTTTCAGATTCTTTTTATGAAGAATGTAAAAGAATTCTTACACCAAAGGGGATATTAGCAACGCAAAGCGAATCTCCTGAATCCTTCAAAAATATTCACATAAATATTTTGAAAAACCTAAAAAATATATTTAAAGTTTCTGAAACTATGTATTCTTTTGTGCCTATATATCCAAGCGGGATTTGGAGTTGGACATTCGCTTCTTCAGAAGATCTAAATTTATCAAAGCAAAATTATCAGCAAGCCCTAATAATAGAAAAAGGATGTGAAATTTGGAATTTAAATTTTCAAAATGCAGCATTCAAAATGATGCCAAATAAAATTGTAAAAGAACTAGATTCATAA
- the speB gene encoding agmatinase, with product MTKNLFDNENAIYMGAKRNPENCSIGIFGVNYDGTCSFKPGARFGPEAIRQVSSCLETYCPKIKKDLEDIIYVDFGSILIDKNDSKSVIESVKSATNYLISKRLSPIMLGGEHSITRGAIEALVKKYPDLILVQLDAHADLRESYIGNEHSHACTMKRCLEVLPEKKILQVGIRSGTKEEFEIMHNNNQLVNFCPGGNAHELKQALLQYAKSPIYLTIDLDWFDPSLLAGTGTPEPGGFFWNDFEEILKTLKDFRIVASDIVELSPEIDKSGVSSIVAAKVLRSLILSLENMQ from the coding sequence ATGACAAAAAATTTATTTGATAACGAAAATGCAATTTATATGGGAGCAAAAAGAAATCCTGAGAATTGCTCAATTGGTATATTTGGAGTTAATTATGACGGGACATGTTCGTTTAAACCAGGAGCAAGATTTGGTCCAGAAGCAATAAGACAAGTAAGTTCTTGTTTAGAAACATATTGTCCAAAAATAAAAAAAGACTTAGAGGATATTATCTATGTTGATTTTGGATCAATACTAATTGATAAAAATGACTCAAAGTCCGTTATCGAATCGGTTAAATCAGCAACAAATTATTTAATTAGTAAACGCCTTAGTCCTATTATGCTTGGAGGCGAACACTCTATTACAAGAGGCGCTATTGAAGCATTAGTAAAAAAATATCCAGATTTGATATTGGTTCAACTTGATGCTCATGCAGATTTAAGAGAATCATATATAGGAAATGAACATAGTCATGCTTGTACTATGAAAAGATGCTTAGAAGTGCTACCTGAAAAGAAAATTTTGCAAGTAGGAATTAGAAGTGGGACTAAGGAAGAATTTGAAATTATGCATAACAACAACCAATTAGTTAACTTTTGTCCAGGCGGAAATGCACATGAGTTAAAACAAGCTCTTCTACAATACGCTAAGTCTCCAATCTATTTAACAATAGATTTAGATTGGTTTGATCCCAGTTTATTAGCAGGGACGGGCACTCCAGAACCGGGAGGATTTTTTTGGAATGATTTTGAAGAAATACTGAAAACTTTAAAAGACTTTAGAATTGTGGCTTCAGATATTGTGGAATTATCTCCAGAAATTGATAAAAGCGGAGTAAGTAGCATAGTTGCAGCCAAAGTACTTAGAAGCTTAATTTTGTCATTAGAAAATATGCAATAA
- the gcvT gene encoding glycine cleavage system aminomethyltransferase GcvT codes for MDLLKSPLYSKYVESNAKLVDFAGWEMPISFSGLIKEHESVRSSAGLFDISHMGVISVKGINPKDYIQKLFPTNLYSFSEGQGLYTVMLNDKGGIIDDLIIYDLGIKENDISELLLIVNASRFKEDFQWIKNNLNKYEISITNFKKDKVLLALQGKNSFDLFEEWSESSISHIPNFGCEYKIFEHISPKEKIFFSKTGYTGENGLEILLSKKAAINLWDFSISKNVAPCGLGARDTLRLEAGMHLYGQDINEETSPYEAGLGWLVHLENNHEFFGRSFLEEQSRLGIQKKLVGLSIEGKAIGRKGCAVLKGEENIGSITSGSWSPTKQQAIAFAYINTSHALINNEVQILIRGKKFNGVITKRAFYKKNY; via the coding sequence ATGGATTTGCTAAAAAGTCCTCTTTATTCAAAATATGTTGAATCCAATGCAAAATTAGTGGATTTTGCAGGTTGGGAAATGCCCATATCATTTTCGGGATTAATTAAAGAGCATGAATCAGTTAGATCTTCAGCAGGATTATTTGATATTTCTCACATGGGTGTGATATCTGTTAAGGGAATCAATCCAAAGGATTATATTCAAAAACTTTTTCCTACTAATTTATACTCCTTTTCTGAAGGTCAGGGGCTTTATACAGTAATGCTTAATGATAAAGGAGGAATAATAGATGACTTAATAATTTATGACCTTGGTATAAAAGAAAATGACATATCAGAATTATTGTTAATAGTTAATGCAAGTAGATTTAAGGAAGATTTTCAATGGATAAAAAATAATTTAAATAAATATGAAATTTCGATAACAAACTTTAAAAAAGACAAAGTACTTTTAGCACTACAGGGAAAAAACTCATTCGATTTATTTGAAGAATGGAGTGAATCTTCGATCTCACATATCCCTAACTTTGGATGCGAATATAAAATTTTTGAACATATTTCACCTAAAGAAAAAATTTTCTTTTCAAAGACAGGATATACAGGGGAAAATGGTCTAGAAATACTTTTATCTAAAAAAGCAGCAATTAATTTATGGGATTTCTCAATTTCCAAAAATGTTGCACCTTGTGGTTTAGGAGCTAGAGATACTCTTAGACTTGAAGCAGGCATGCATCTTTATGGTCAAGACATAAATGAAGAAACTTCTCCATATGAAGCAGGGTTAGGCTGGCTAGTACATCTAGAAAATAATCACGAATTCTTTGGAAGAAGCTTTCTTGAAGAGCAGTCAAGATTAGGTATTCAAAAAAAGTTAGTTGGTCTCTCTATAGAGGGTAAAGCAATAGGAAGAAAAGGTTGCGCAGTTCTTAAAGGTGAAGAAAATATTGGGAGTATCACAAGCGGCAGTTGGTCTCCAACTAAACAACAAGCTATAGCTTTTGCATACATCAATACTTCGCATGCCTTAATAAATAATGAAGTTCAAATATTAATAAGAGGCAAAAAATTCAACGGGGTTATAACAAAAAGAGCGTTTTATAAAAAAAATTATTAA
- the aspS gene encoding aspartate--tRNA ligase, with protein sequence MRNKICEELNNTDIGKLVNLCGWVDRRRDHGGVIFIDLRDHSGFLQITINPDDGADLFKQAETLRNETVIMVSGIINERPKDSINANLSTGELELKVKDLQILNQIKKNLPFPVSIHDYENTKEELRLKYRYLDLRRGKLLENLKTRHKIIKVAREFLDNFGFTEVETPLLTKSTPEGARDFLVPARLSNGEFFALPQSPQLFKQLLMVGGLDKYYQIAKCFRDEDLRADRQPEFTQLDIEMSFISEEEIISFNESLIKKIWKEVLNINFNNAFPRMSWQEAMDNYGTDRPDTRYQMLLKDLGGVLGDIGFNIFTKAIKSGGYIKSITVKGGNSSISNVRIKPGGDIFQVAQDAGAGGLAFIRVKGNELETIGAIKNNLSEEHIADILKITEAKDGDLILLGAGDKQIVNQSLDRVRQYIAKDLNLIDQSKWNFLWVTDFPMFERNEEENRYEALHHPFCSPKNIKSKDSENLKKEIESSTANAYDLVLNGLELGGGSLRIHEANLQREVLKTVGLSDKEIDEKFGFLIEALEMGAPPHGGIAFGLDRITMLIIGADSIREAIAFPKNQQAKCLLTNAPSNVSESQLKELDIEITIDE encoded by the coding sequence ATGAGAAACAAAATTTGCGAAGAACTCAATAATACAGATATTGGTAAATTAGTTAATTTATGCGGATGGGTAGATAGAAGAAGAGATCATGGTGGTGTAATTTTTATTGATTTAAGAGACCATAGTGGATTCCTACAAATAACAATTAACCCCGATGATGGTGCAGATCTATTTAAACAGGCAGAAACTCTAAGAAATGAGACAGTAATAATGGTTAGCGGAATTATTAATGAAAGGCCTAAAGATTCAATAAATGCAAATTTAAGTACTGGAGAGTTAGAGCTTAAGGTTAAAGATTTGCAAATTCTTAACCAAATTAAAAAAAACTTACCTTTTCCAGTGTCTATACATGATTATGAAAATACAAAAGAGGAACTCAGATTAAAATATAGATACCTTGATTTAAGAAGGGGAAAATTACTAGAAAATTTAAAAACAAGACATAAGATTATTAAGGTTGCTAGAGAATTTTTGGATAATTTTGGATTTACAGAAGTAGAGACCCCATTACTTACAAAGTCAACTCCAGAAGGAGCTCGCGATTTTCTTGTTCCTGCACGTCTTTCAAATGGAGAATTTTTTGCTTTACCTCAATCCCCACAACTATTTAAACAACTTTTAATGGTTGGAGGCCTGGACAAGTATTATCAAATCGCAAAATGTTTCCGTGATGAAGACTTAAGGGCAGATAGACAGCCAGAGTTTACTCAATTAGATATTGAGATGAGCTTTATTAGTGAAGAAGAAATAATTTCTTTTAATGAAAGTCTCATAAAAAAAATATGGAAAGAAGTGTTAAATATTAATTTTAATAATGCTTTTCCAAGAATGTCATGGCAAGAAGCAATGGATAATTACGGCACTGATAGACCAGATACTAGATATCAAATGTTATTAAAAGATTTAGGAGGAGTATTAGGTGATATTGGATTTAATATTTTCACCAAGGCAATTAAGTCTGGAGGTTATATAAAATCCATAACAGTCAAAGGAGGGAATTCAAGTATTAGCAACGTAAGAATTAAACCAGGAGGTGACATCTTCCAAGTAGCTCAAGATGCTGGAGCTGGTGGTTTGGCCTTTATAAGGGTCAAAGGAAATGAGCTTGAGACTATTGGGGCAATTAAAAATAATTTAAGTGAAGAGCATATAGCTGATATTTTAAAAATCACAGAAGCAAAAGATGGAGACTTAATCCTCTTAGGAGCTGGAGATAAACAAATTGTTAATCAGTCATTAGATAGGGTTAGACAATATATCGCAAAAGACTTAAATCTCATTGATCAAAGTAAATGGAATTTCTTATGGGTAACTGACTTCCCGATGTTTGAGAGAAATGAAGAGGAAAATAGATATGAAGCTTTACATCATCCTTTTTGCTCTCCAAAAAATATAAAATCTAAAGATTCTGAAAACTTGAAAAAAGAAATTGAGAGCTCTACAGCAAATGCTTATGACTTAGTTCTTAATGGATTGGAGTTAGGAGGGGGCTCTTTACGTATTCATGAAGCGAACTTACAAAGAGAGGTTCTGAAAACGGTAGGACTTAGTGATAAAGAGATTGATGAAAAATTTGGATTTTTAATAGAAGCACTAGAAATGGGTGCTCCTCCTCATGGTGGAATAGCGTTTGGATTGGATCGTATTACCATGCTGATCATTGGTGCAGATTCAATCAGAGAAGCCATTGCTTTTCCAAAAAATCAACAGGCAAAATGTCTTCTCACAAATGCACCTTCAAATGTCTCTGAATCACAATTAAAAGAATTAGATATTGAAATAACAATTGATGAATAA